The genomic window CATTATGTATCTTGTGTCGAAACACCTAACAGTAAGCTCTAGCGTATGTAAACAGGTAAACTCTGGAATACGATGCGGAGGAACCTCAGGCAAACAATAAAACACTGAAAAACCCAGCTCCAAAATCCTTATCCTGCAAAGCTCCACAAGAAACTCAAGCAGAAAGGATTGCTTAGAAATGTTGATACGGGCGTCCTCCACATTGTGCAAGTTGCGAACACGGATCTCGTGAAACCACAACTCAACTTGGATATCAAGACGTTTAAGAGATGGTGTGTCTATAACAAGCAATCTAAGAGCGTCACTATAAAAAGATTTGAAGTGCAAACTCTTCAAAGAAGGAAAACAAATACTCAATTGGACCTTCACGGAGGATTGACGGACATAGCCAAGAATAAGAGTCTCAAGAGCAGTGCAGTGAGAGAGAATCTCCTCCAAGTTACCATCAGAGATTTTGACATCATACAATTGCAGTGTCTTGAGCGATGGCAAGTGATAACGGCACGACGGGGCAGAAGGCGAAGGGATTCTTACGTGGACGCCGTTTAAACGGAGAGTCACGAGGGAAGTGCAGCTGAAAACGCCGTTGGGAATAGCGACTCTGGCAACGGAGCACAAGATGGAGGAGAGTTGGAGGTTCAATTCCTCGAGGTTTGGCCCTAAAACCTTTCTAATGAACCACTCCAGAGTGTATTCATCGGATTGATTTAGGTCACAGGTGAGACGAAAGGTTCGAATTGGCGGCGCTTTGTGGCGGGAGAGAATCCAATTAACAATGTCGAGAAATCGCTTTTTTGCACTGAAATCTGACCAAGTATTGCGGTTTCGAAATTGGTTTTGGTCGAAGTAGAGGTGTTGGAGGTCGTGGCAGAGGTGGGTCCAGCGGCGAGAGAGGACGGCGGTGAGGAAGGCGGTTTTGGTAGGGAGGAAGGAGAGGATGTGTAAGAGTATGCAATCCGGCAAGTCGCTGATCATGTCCATGGCGATTAGGGTTTCTCTGTTTCTGCGTTCTCTTCTAACTTCCTACTTCCCAGTTCCCGCTCTTTCGGGTTTTCCCTCATTCCTATCTATTACCTGCTATATATTATTCGGATTTGGATCTAAAGcttgaatttcactttaaagagtaaagtgtaattttttatcattaattttataggtggaccaaaaataaatatgaaaaagaaactattcaaaaataaaaaatcacactttattctctaaagtgaaattcaaactttatatgaaagagaaactattcaaaaataaaaaatcacactttattctctaaagtgaaattcaaactttagaggatccaaatccatatTATTCAcatcaaaatttttcaattaataacataattgatgcgatatgtttttaaaatattttttcaatttatttaaatatgttaatatattaattattaatttcattgaattaaaataaatatcaaattatttaatatttttatgtgatgataattatataaattttaaaattaattttatttgttaaattttaataattatagagaCATGGCAGATACTCACAGGAGTGTGTTAGGATTTAACTCTTTATTATTCTACATGTAGAAATGGGAAGAATTCTATACAAGTTATTATAGAACGAGTCAGAATGGAATTGAATAGGACAAAAACTTATTTCTACTTTTTTCATTACTACCCCTAATTTAAttgaaataaatattaaattatttaatatttttatttaaccgTATTAATTATAACTAATCAATTAATTATTTNNNNNNNNNNNNNNNNNNNNNNNNNNNNNNNNNNNNNNNNNNNNNNNNNNNNNNNNNNNNNNNNNNNNNNNNNNNNNNNNNNNNNNNNNNNNNNNNNNNNNNNNNNNNNNNNNNNNNNNNNNNNNNNNNNNNNNNNNNNNNNNNNNNNNNNNNNNNNNNNNNNNNNNNNNNNNNNNNNNNNNNNNNNNNNNNNNNNNNNNNNNNNNNNNNNNNNNNNNNNNNNNNNNNNNNNNNNNNNNNNNNNNNNNNNNNNNNNNNNNNNNNNtagttaattatttatttaatttgattgagataaatattaaatatttatttgatcACATTAAAGCATTGGAGGGAGCTGAGATAGTAATAGTATGATGGTGGTAGTGGTAAATAGGAGGTGACAATAGTGGTGGTGGTATCGGTGCTGATGACAGTGATAATGATAGTAGTTGAGGTTGAGATTGAGGTGGTGAATTTAGGATTGAGTTCCACTAGAGAGTCAATAAGTATCTGTACAATAATGTGTATAATGGGctgtttaattattataatatgatgtaaaaataaaatttatttacatttattcaaattttaaaaataattaccaCCACATAATTCtttctattgtacacattgtacactaTATATATTAGCTTCCTATACTTTCTCTTTAGAATTAGGTTAAGCAATTTTGATTGTAaaagttcaattttttttatggatataaagttaattttatttttttgaataaatttattaatattctAAAGTTTTANNNNNNNNNNNNNNNNNNNNNNNNNNNNNNNNNNNNNNNNNNNNNNNNNNNNNNNNNNNNNNNNNNNNNNNNNNNNNNNNNNNNNNNNNNNNNNNNNNNNNNNNNNNNNNNNNNNNNNNNNNNNNNNNNNNNNNNNNNNNNNNNNNNNNNNNNNNNNNNNNNNNNNNNNNNNNNNNNNNNNNNNNNNNNNNNNNNNNNNNNNNNNNNNNNNNNNNNNNNNNNNNNNNNNTAagtaaaaataatactttactcatTTATTTCaccagaaattattttttttatcacacAAATAAAGATCAGAAAGATTGAATACatatatatagaattatagattataaAAATGCTAAACAGACAATCACTTTGCACAATCAAATCTAACTAAGTACTTAAAAAAAATCCACCTACGTGCATCTCTTTTTGATTATCTTCTTCGTTTACTTTTTGGCCTTTTCCATTCTCCTACAAAATTTATTGAATTGTACAGTAAAATTAGctatgtaaatattttttttatgatatatcaataaatttatgttatgtaaaaatttttaaattatatcaataaatttatatattatgtataaaAAATTTTGTGCTACGTCAACACGAAGTGTGAAAAAAAAGAAACGCGTAATGCATGTATACTGCTGGTTTTTATTGAATTTATATTAATTTAGttagatttaattataaaaaatatttgtctCTGTAAGATGTTGGTATAGATTATAATTTGGAGGAGAGAACTAgaggtattttatgtttgttaattgttacataaataaaatagataaagATACATAAGATAAAATCAACGAAGTAAAAGATTTGTCGGGATCTATCAACACTTCCACATTTGGGAGCTTCATTCCCCTGAATGGTGTAAATTTAAAATGGTATCCTCGTTGCTAAAATTATCATGTTCCAATTCTGAAGTACCAATCACTGAATTTCTATATACAACAAAAGGCTATGTGAAATGAATGAATCATAATAGTATCAAGTATATATATGATAAATATCTGAAGAGACATCTGTGttgaaatataaaaagaaaaaatcatcAAAATTTAAGTTTCCTTTATCAGTCGGGGGAATCTACTCAAACTAGTACAACTTGTTTCAGATATGAAAAATTCAGCCATAATTAGTAGGATACTGTATCTGACTCGTATCATCCACCATTATACGTACACATCGCAAAAGTTAATTTGGCACGCCTTGGAGCTCCTTGGCAAAAGGGATAATTCTTCTGGAAATCCTTTAGATCTCGTATTATCCACCTGAATATCAAGTGACTCCAAAACAAGTCCATGTTGAAGAACATAGGCGAAAAAATCTCTATCATCTCTGCATTCAAAATATCTCTTGATTTCAATCACTTGCAGATGTGATGCAAGACAAGTAGGAACCTTCACTGGGTGTTCCCATTTTGGTGACTGATCTGGATCCTAGCAACAAACAACAAACACACTTAAAAGAATTGCCAGCAAAACAACAAACTTACATAAATCATAGCTTGAACATGAGAACATGAAATACCATTTTATGATTAGTAATGataaaaacaatagcaagaagtttAAGAATGGGACATTTCTGAAGCATATTCATTATGTATCTGGTGTCAAAACACCTAACAGTAAGCTCTAGCGTATGTAAACAGGTAAACTCTGGAATACGATGCGGAGGAACCTCAGGCAAAAAATCAACCGTTAAAAAACCCAGTTCCAAAATCCTTATCCTGCAAAGCTCCACAAGAAACTCGAGCACAATGGATTGCTGAGCAATGTTGATACTGGCTTCATCCACATTGTGCAAGTTGCGAACACGGATCTCGTGAAACCACGACACAAATTGGATATCAAGACGTTTAAGAGATGGTGTGTCTATAACAAGCAATCTAAGAGCGTCACCATAAAAAGATTTGAAGTGCAAACTCTTCAAAGAAGGAAAACAAATACTCAATTGGACCTTCACGAAGGATTGACGGACATGGCCAAGAATAAGAGTCTCAAGAGCAGTGCAGTGAGAGAGAATCTCCTCCAAGTTACCATCAGAGATTTTGACATAATACAATTGCAGTGTCTTGAGCGATGGCAAGTGATAACGGCACGACGGGGCAGAAGGCGGAGGGATTCTTACGTGGCATCCGTTTAAACGGAGAGTCACGAGGGAAGTGCAGCTGAAAACGCCGTTGGGAATAGCGACTTTGGGATCGGAGCAACAGTTGGAGGAGAGTTGGAGGTTCAATTCCTCGAGGTTTGGCCCTAAAACCTTTCTAATGAACCACTCCACAGTGTATTCATCGGATTGATTTAGGTCACAGGTGAGACGAAAGGTTCGAATTGGCGGCGCTTTGTGGCGGGAGAGAATCCAATTAACAATGTCGAGAAATCGCTTTTTTGCACTGAAATCTGACCAAGTATTGCGGTTTCGAAATTGGTTTTGGTCGAAGTGGAGGTGTTGGAGGTGGTGGCAGAGGTGGGTCCAGCGGCGAGAGAGGACGGTGGTGAGGAAGACGGTTTTGGTAGGGAGGAAGGAGAGGATGTGTAACAGTATACAATCCGGCAAGTCGCTGATGGTGTCCATGGCGATTAGGGTTTCTCTGTTTCAGCGTTGTCTTCTAACTTCCTACTTCCCAGTTCCCGCTTTTTCGAGTTTTCCCTCATTCCTATCTATTACCTGTTAATATATTATTCACATCAAATTTTTTCTATAACAAAAATTATTATGCgtattttcatttaaaaatttcaaaaagaaaaattccGTGCAAGACACATATAGATATACTAGTTTGAATTGAAAAATGACTTCAGACTCGGGTGTTCATATTTGAATTTGTCTAAAATTAtgttcaaactcaaaacatatttTGCTAAGTTTGAATCTATTATTTTATTCAGTATTATTTTTAGGGCAAATCACATAACTAAGCCAATGGGAGCAGAATATTATATAAATCAGCCAAACCAAAAATTGGTTCATGAATCAATCAAACCACGTTTCTATGTAGTTCGAACTAGGTCAATTCGAACTTGAAAtacatgattcgaattacatacaaACGCACACACTCACTAATTTGAATctacctgattcgaattacactttgaataattcgaatcaggttgattcgaattacactttTGCACAAATCCCCACGTAGTTCGAATctggttgattcgaattactcacatTTTGCCTCTAGTAGTAATTCGAAtggggttgattcgaattacactggATTCGGCTATAAAAGGAGTTCGAACCCACCTCATTCGAATCACTTTTCCATTCTCaaaccccaccaaatcccagaaaAAATGACCCAGATTCTCTCCGACAAAGGCTCGAGCAGGATACTAAGTCGATGGGGGACGATCTGGAAAGACTATATCGTTTGGATGGAGTTGCTCATATAGTCAgggggtcatcaacgacgaggttagtatttagaaaatttttttgtGGTATATTTTAGTAGTTTTGCATGTGGTTTATGTGagtggttttgcatgcggtttATTTGAGTGGTTTTGCTTGTGGTtttgttggtggtttatgttagtggtttatgttagcggtatTGTTAGTGGTTTAGGGTAGCGGTTTTGTTTGCAGTtttgttggtggtttatgttagtggtattcgatgtggttttgttagtggttttgcatgtggtttattttagtgattttgcatgtggtttatgttagtgatttTGCATTTTGGTTATGTTAATGATTTTGCATGTGGTTCATTTTAGTGGTTTTgtttgtggtttattttgtggTTTTGCATGTGATTTTGCACGTgatttttgttagtggtttataTTAGTTTTTTCTGCTAGTAGTTTCTATTCGTGGTTTACGTTGTTAGTGGTTTCTGTTAGTAGTTTTGTAAGTGGTTCTAATTATGCGGTTCATCTTATGCGCAACCCCAGCGATGCATCTCGAGtatgcggcggcagcagggcatgcgactcGACGAGAGGTACGTCCCGTACCTGCATAtggccggattataccatcttgcaAGGATGAACGATAGATGGTTCAGATTGGATGAGCCTCTTGTCAGTGCTTTCGTCGAGCggtggcgtccggagacgcacacatTCCACATGCCGTTCGGGGAGTGCACCATCACACTACAGGACGTGGCGTACCAGCTGGGCTTGCCGGTCGACGGACGTGACAGATTTCCAGATGTAATCCAGGGTGGCCGTCCAGCCTGGgtgtggttccaggagttgcttggTGTGTTACCTCCTGCGAACCAAATTCAGAAGTTCGCAGTGAAATGCACCTGGTTCCAGGAGACTTTTGGAGAGTGCCCGAAGGGAGCCGACGAGGAGACAGTGAGGCGCTATGCTCGTGCCTATATCATGATGCTGTTGGGCACTCGGTTGTTTGCCGAAAAGTCCGGCAATCgtattcacatcagatggctacCCTACGTGGctaggcttgaggagatgggtgGCTACAGCTGGGGGTCGACAGCACTAGCGTGGTTGTAtcggtgcatgtgccgagtgaCCAACAAACATGTGGTGAAGTTAGCCGGCCCGTTACAGTTACTTCAGTCCTGGATCTTTTGGTGCTTTCCTGGGTTTAGACCTGGTGGGTATGATACGTTCAGCTGGCCCTTGGCGTCAAGGTACTGTTGTAGGATTTTTCTATTATGGGTTAAATTATTTAATTCCATGTCCGCTTGTATTGTTATACTATTTTGTCATACTTTTCTTTCGTCATAACACCGATGTGAGTTGCAGGTGGTCAGGTCACAATCCTTCTGGTAGCGAGAAAGGACCTCGAGTGCAGATGTGGAGGCTGAGGATAGACCTGTTACAGTCCACGGATGTGAGTATACTCATCGCTTATGTTAACTTAATTAACCTTTCATAGTTCACATCACGATATGGGCTAACATTGTTGCTATGTTTTTGCAGTTTATCTGGATGCCATATAGCTCTCCCGACGTCCTTCAGGTTGTGCACCCTGAGGTGTTGGAGCCTCGTCATACGACGTTATGGCGGTGTGTGACGTCGTTGGAACCCCCTCCCGCCTCATGGCATCCGagtccaaagatgaaaagtgcagagggtactgctgtgtgccagagctagaaccacgTCCCGCCTCAGTAGGCTCACTCACTCCAATATCATCGCCGCTGTCATCAGCAATGATATCCGGCTCCACATCATCATCGTCTGGATCATCCAACATTGCATCTCCAAGACCAACCGGTGCAGCACACTGTAAAGAGGTCGGCACAAAATCCCCTACTCCAACCTCTCCGCCTCCACTATAGTtgagatcaacagcgaacgaAGGGGACGCGACACGCTGGACCGGAG from Arachis ipaensis cultivar K30076 chromosome B09, Araip1.1, whole genome shotgun sequence includes these protein-coding regions:
- the LOC107614646 gene encoding putative F-box/LRR-repeat protein At3g58880; translation: MDTISDLPDCILLHILSFLPTKTVFLTTVLSRRWTHLCHHLQHLHFDQNQFRNRNTWSDFSAKKRFLDIVNWILSRHKAPPIRTFRLTCDLNQSDEYTVEWFIRKVLGPNLEELNLQLSSNCCSDPKVAIPNGVFSCTSLVTLRLNGCHVRIPPPSAPSCRYHLPSLKTLQLYYVKISDGNLEEILSHCTALETLILGHVRQSFVKVQLSICFPSLKSLHFKSFYGDALRLLVIDTPSLKRLDIQFVSWFHEIRVRNLHNVDEASINIAQQSIVLEFLVELCRIRILELGFLTVDFLPEVPPHRIPEFTCLHTLELTVRCFDTRYIMNMLQKCPILKLLAIVFIITNHKMVFHVLMFKL
- the LOC107614648 gene encoding putative FBD-associated F-box protein At5g56700, whose protein sequence is MDMISDLPDCILLHILSFLPTKTAFLTAVLSRRWTHLCHDLQHLYFDQNQFRNRNTWSDFSAKKRFLDIVNWILSRHKAPPIRTFRLTCDLNQSDEYTLEWFIRKVLGPNLEELNLQLSSILCSVARVAIPNGVFSCTSLVTLRLNGVHVRIPSPSAPSCRYHLPSLKTLQLYDVKISDGNLEEILSHCTALETLILGYVRQSSVKVQLSICFPSLKSLHFKSFYSDALRLLVIDTPSLKRLDIQVELWFHEIRVRNLHNVEDARINISKQSFLLEFLVELCRIRILELGFSVFYCLPEVPPHRIPEFTCLHTLELTVRCFDTRYIMNMLQKCPMLKLLAIVFTARQYILEDPHPSRKWDHSVKVPTCLASHLKVIKIKRYFESRDDRDFFAYVLQHGLVLESLDIQVDDTRSKGFPEELSFLPRSSKACQINFAICTYNGG
- the LOC107614645 gene encoding protein MAIN-LIKE 1-like, whose protein sequence is MRRQQGMRLDERYVPYLHMAGLYHLARMNDRWFRLDEPLVSAFVERWRPETHTFHMPFGECTITLQDVAYQLGLPVDGRDRFPDVIQGGRPAWVWFQELLGVLPPANQIQKFAVKCTWFQETFGECPKGADEETVRRYARAYIMMLLGTRLFAEKSGNRIHIRWLPYVARLEEMGGYSWGSTALAWLYRCMCRVTNKHVVKLAGPLQLLQSWIFWCFPGFRPGGYDTFSWPLASRWSGHNPSGSEKGPRVQMWRLRIDLLQSTDVSILIAYVNLINLS